A stretch of the Sphingomonas sp. CL5.1 genome encodes the following:
- a CDS encoding alpha/beta fold hydrolase, with protein MPVLLLPGTLCDERLFAPLLAALPAGRDARIIAYTDHADIGAAADAILAAAPAGRFALLGFSLGGIVALEIARRAPGRIAGLALLGATPLPVPPETHADRRAAATGAAPGIYVRDTAWPAYVGADSREDQALLHMIVAMADDLGGAVFTRQIELALTRPDYRPALEALAMPALVLAGAEDAINPPATQQIIADALPDATLRLIPRAGHFALLEQPEATADAVRAWLDRVDAAVGKLPEPANNDQGDRKMSESKGVSASTAGKAPEDDPRAVLQVERRDFTQLVPENRPRVQSLRGFDDCYTDIVDYIVRCTHKIWDERDVGLIYTHYTWNCVAYTTLGTMYDRETHIRDTIQRLVEAPERRGMAQQVLWRGNDVDGFYTSHMTHGIGKHTQFGMFGKPTGRTWLTRTVADCMILENKIYKEWIVRDNMGPLIQLGIDPHGYAETLARKKVDAGEQLMDVLENRRMIGQYPPESDADTSIAHDEGEAQLLRDLHHIYNKRMFGRIEKIYAPNCQWHGPLMREFYGPAAVLQQTMRLVALMPDCSFVPQHICSVENEQGGTKYAVRWLMEGHHLGYGPLGAPTGHPLSVMGISHFHIKDGKIIEEWAVYDELSMLVQVKMAEIQRQQ; from the coding sequence GTGCCGGTGCTGCTGCTGCCGGGGACCTTGTGCGACGAACGGCTTTTTGCCCCGCTCCTCGCGGCGTTGCCGGCGGGACGGGACGCGCGGATTATCGCCTACACCGATCATGCCGATATCGGCGCGGCCGCCGATGCGATCCTCGCCGCCGCGCCCGCCGGCCGGTTCGCTTTGCTGGGCTTCTCACTGGGCGGGATCGTCGCGCTGGAAATCGCCCGGCGCGCGCCGGGCCGCATCGCGGGGCTGGCGCTGCTCGGCGCGACGCCACTCCCCGTTCCGCCCGAAACCCACGCCGACCGTCGCGCGGCGGCGACCGGGGCCGCACCCGGTATTTATGTGCGCGATACCGCGTGGCCGGCCTATGTCGGCGCGGATTCGCGCGAGGATCAGGCGCTGCTGCACATGATCGTCGCAATGGCCGACGATCTCGGCGGCGCGGTCTTCACGCGTCAGATCGAACTGGCGCTGACCCGTCCTGATTATCGCCCCGCGCTCGAAGCGCTGGCGATGCCCGCGCTGGTGCTCGCCGGGGCGGAGGATGCGATCAATCCACCGGCGACGCAGCAGATCATCGCCGACGCGCTGCCCGATGCGACATTGCGACTGATCCCGCGCGCCGGGCATTTTGCGTTGCTCGAACAACCCGAGGCCACCGCCGATGCGGTGCGCGCGTGGCTCGATCGTGTCGATGCCGCTGTCGGCAAGCTCCCGGAACCAGCTAACAACGATCAAGGAGACAGGAAGATGAGCGAGTCGAAGGGCGTGAGCGCCAGCACAGCAGGCAAGGCGCCTGAGGACGATCCCCGCGCGGTCTTGCAGGTCGAGCGGCGAGATTTCACCCAGCTCGTGCCCGAAAATCGCCCGCGCGTGCAGAGCCTGCGCGGCTTCGACGACTGCTATACCGATATCGTCGACTATATCGTCCGCTGCACCCACAAGATCTGGGACGAGCGCGACGTGGGGCTGATCTACACGCATTACACGTGGAATTGCGTCGCCTATACCACGCTCGGCACGATGTACGACCGCGAGACCCATATCCGCGATACGATCCAGCGGCTGGTCGAGGCGCCTGAGCGGCGTGGCATGGCGCAGCAGGTGCTGTGGCGCGGCAACGATGTCGACGGTTTCTACACCAGCCACATGACGCATGGCATCGGCAAGCATACCCAGTTCGGGATGTTCGGCAAGCCGACCGGGCGCACCTGGCTCACGCGCACCGTCGCCGACTGCATGATCCTGGAGAACAAGATCTACAAGGAGTGGATCGTCCGCGACAATATGGGGCCGCTGATCCAGCTCGGCATCGATCCGCACGGCTATGCCGAAACGCTGGCGCGCAAGAAGGTCGATGCCGGCGAGCAATTGATGGACGTGCTCGAAAACCGCCGCATGATCGGGCAGTATCCGCCCGAAAGCGACGCAGACACCTCGATCGCGCATGACGAGGGCGAGGCCCAGTTGCTGCGCGATCTCCACCACATCTACAACAAGCGCATGTTCGGCCGGATCGAGAAGATCTACGCCCCCAATTGCCAGTGGCACGGTCCGCTGATGCGCGAATTCTACGGCCCGGCGGCGGTGCTGCAACAGACGATGCGGCTCGTCGCGCTGATGCCCGATTGCTCCTTCGTTCCGCAGCATATCTGCTCGGTCGAAAACGAGCAGGGCGGAACCAAATATGCCGTACGCTGGCTGATGGAGGGGCACCACCTTGGCTACGGCCCGCTCGGCGCGC
- a CDS encoding cupin domain-containing protein, producing MQWTQEAMQARLVRYADLVPCRTAFIDTNTPGSTEKENFTIIGPGVSENADQFVHIVEKHGFNVGAARQPFGCVNSQHSHETAEVFVVHSGHWRLLFGPNCEDGTLEIGPGDVASVPTRMFRGFEKIDEGTGFLFVVLGDDDPGRVTWAPAVFEAAADHGLKLAKGGRLIDTSSGDYQLKDVELEDVLDTEAVAELKTPPAEKLKECIVRAGEAPVNPVSPLAAPGVGEAGLIVPQYTGDGFGPGPIVGWWPHGFNLRQLTLESGAYVPLHQRGEVEVLFVQEGVLEVSWDGGAIVMGPGDTLTVPVGLPHAFRNTASVTSVIFVVRGTETPGAPVFS from the coding sequence ATGCAATGGACGCAGGAAGCGATGCAGGCGCGATTGGTTCGCTATGCCGATCTCGTGCCGTGCCGCACCGCGTTCATCGATACCAACACGCCGGGATCGACCGAGAAGGAGAATTTCACGATCATCGGCCCCGGGGTGTCCGAAAACGCTGATCAGTTCGTCCATATCGTGGAGAAGCACGGTTTCAACGTCGGCGCGGCGCGTCAGCCGTTCGGCTGCGTCAATTCGCAGCACAGCCACGAAACAGCCGAGGTGTTCGTGGTCCATTCGGGCCATTGGCGGCTGCTGTTCGGGCCGAATTGCGAGGACGGCACGCTGGAAATAGGCCCGGGCGACGTCGCTTCGGTGCCTACCCGCATGTTCCGCGGCTTCGAAAAGATCGACGAAGGCACTGGTTTCCTGTTTGTCGTGCTGGGCGACGACGACCCCGGCCGCGTCACCTGGGCGCCGGCGGTGTTCGAGGCGGCGGCGGACCACGGGCTGAAGCTCGCCAAGGGCGGTCGGCTCATCGATACCTCGTCGGGCGATTACCAGCTCAAGGATGTCGAACTCGAGGACGTGCTGGATACCGAGGCGGTGGCGGAACTGAAGACGCCACCCGCCGAAAAGCTGAAGGAATGCATCGTCAGGGCAGGGGAGGCGCCGGTCAATCCGGTCTCGCCGCTCGCCGCGCCGGGTGTGGGCGAGGCGGGGCTTATCGTGCCGCAGTACACCGGCGACGGGTTTGGGCCGGGGCCGATCGTTGGCTGGTGGCCGCACGGCTTCAACCTGCGGCAGCTGACGTTGGAAAGCGGCGCTTATGTGCCGCTCCACCAGCGCGGCGAGGTCGAGGTGCTGTTCGTGCAGGAAGGCGTGCTCGAAGTGAGCTGGGATGGCGGCGCGATCGTCATGGGGCCGGGGGATACGCTGACGGTGCCGGTCGGGCTGCCGCATGCGTTCCGCAATACCGCCTCGGTAACGTCGGTGATCTTCGTGGTGCGCGGCACCGAAACTCCCGGCGCGCCGGTCTTTTCCTGA
- the hisD gene encoding histidinol dehydrogenase — translation MTTSNAPHGFDGRATYVKAPARDQIADSGEIVGIVSEVLRNVRTRGDAAVRDYSAKFDNASLDQFEVSAADRRKALDLLDPQTRADTEFAIDNVRRFAEAQLSTIRPLDVEPIPGLHLGHRVIPIQRVGAYVPGGRFPLLSAPIMTIVPGKVAGCDEVVACLPPNAHKAMVAGCHLSGADRIFLIGGAQAVAAMAYGTETVPQVDKIMGPGNAFVNEAKRQVFGPVGIDQLAGPSEIFVVADSTGDPELIATDLLGQAEHDVRTRVGLITTDRALAEATMAAVDRQLETLATAKVAGESWRNYGEIVLCADEAAMIAYSDHVAAEHLQVHTADAQAFSHKLRNYGSLFIGENASVVYSDKNVGTNHTLPTMGAGKYTGGLWVGSYVKIATYQWLEPSAIRAVAPPAIRQSGSEGLEGHQKAAAIRLDRLNALADA, via the coding sequence ATGACGACGTCAAACGCGCCGCACGGTTTCGATGGGCGTGCGACCTATGTGAAAGCACCGGCACGCGATCAGATCGCCGATTCGGGCGAGATCGTCGGTATCGTATCCGAGGTGCTGAGGAATGTCCGGACGCGCGGCGACGCGGCGGTGCGCGACTATTCGGCGAAGTTCGACAACGCCAGTCTCGACCAGTTCGAGGTGAGCGCGGCCGACCGCCGGAAGGCGCTCGACCTGCTCGACCCGCAGACCCGCGCCGACACCGAATTCGCGATCGACAATGTCCGCCGCTTCGCCGAGGCGCAGCTTTCGACGATCCGTCCGCTCGATGTGGAGCCGATCCCCGGCCTGCATCTCGGGCATCGCGTCATCCCGATCCAGCGCGTCGGCGCTTATGTCCCCGGCGGCCGCTTCCCCTTGCTGTCCGCGCCGATCATGACGATCGTGCCGGGCAAGGTCGCCGGCTGCGACGAGGTGGTCGCCTGCCTGCCGCCCAATGCGCACAAGGCAATGGTCGCCGGCTGCCATCTGTCCGGCGCGGATCGCATTTTCCTGATCGGCGGCGCGCAGGCGGTGGCTGCGATGGCCTATGGCACCGAAACCGTGCCGCAGGTCGACAAGATCATGGGGCCTGGGAATGCCTTCGTGAACGAGGCGAAGCGGCAGGTATTCGGACCCGTAGGCATCGACCAGCTCGCCGGCCCCTCGGAAATCTTCGTCGTCGCGGATTCGACCGGCGATCCCGAACTGATCGCGACCGACCTGCTCGGCCAGGCCGAGCATGACGTGCGCACCCGCGTCGGGCTGATCACCACCGATCGCGCGTTGGCCGAGGCGACGATGGCGGCGGTCGACCGCCAGCTCGAAACACTCGCCACCGCGAAGGTCGCCGGGGAGAGCTGGCGCAATTACGGCGAGATCGTGCTGTGCGCCGACGAAGCGGCGATGATCGCCTATTCCGATCACGTCGCGGCCGAGCATCTCCAGGTCCACACCGCGGACGCGCAGGCCTTCTCGCACAAGCTGCGCAATTACGGCTCGCTGTTCATCGGCGAGAACGCCAGCGTGGTCTATTCGGACAAGAATGTCGGCACCAACCACACGCTGCCGACGATGGGCGCGGGCAAATATACCGGTGGGCTGTGGGTCGGCTCCTATGTGAAGATCGCGACCTATCAGTGGCTGGAGCCGTCCGCGATCCGCGCGGTCGCACCGCCGGCGATCCGCCAGAGCGGCAGCGAAGGGCTGGAAGGCCACCAGAAGGCCGCCGCGATCCGCCTCGACCGCCTCAACGCGCTCGCCGACGCTTAG
- a CDS encoding LacI family DNA-binding transcriptional regulator produces the protein MSRPAPLRRATSYDVARLAGVSQSAVSRCFAPGGSIAPATREKIVKAANELGYRPNALAQGLISGRTNLVAVLISSLTNLYYPEVLAELSRWLTDRDTRVLLFALHSESEVDAVLDQVWRHSVDGVISAARLSDTQLQLFADHRIPVVLYNRVATSAASVCCDSASGERELVQRLLAAGHKRFGIIAGPADSYVGEERRRAAIDTLAEAGIAQPPVVRGDFSYASGGVGLGKLLALDPALDAVICASDQMAIGAIDKARVELGRAIPDDLSIVGFDGSGPARWLSYDVSSIRQPVRRMAEAAVAMLCDLIEDPDVPVERRLFAGQFVAGSSARLGKI, from the coding sequence GTGAGCAGGCCGGCACCGTTGCGTAGAGCCACCTCCTATGACGTGGCGCGGCTCGCCGGCGTGTCGCAATCGGCGGTATCGCGCTGTTTCGCGCCGGGCGGCAGCATCGCGCCGGCCACGCGCGAGAAGATCGTCAAGGCGGCAAACGAACTCGGCTACCGCCCCAATGCGCTGGCGCAGGGGCTGATTTCGGGGCGGACCAATCTGGTCGCGGTGCTGATCTCCTCGCTCACCAACCTTTATTATCCCGAGGTGCTGGCCGAATTGAGCCGCTGGCTCACCGATCGCGATACCCGCGTGCTGCTGTTCGCGCTGCATAGCGAGAGCGAGGTCGATGCGGTGCTCGATCAGGTATGGCGGCACAGCGTCGATGGGGTGATCTCGGCGGCGCGCCTGTCCGACACGCAGTTGCAGCTTTTCGCGGATCATCGCATCCCGGTGGTGCTCTATAACCGCGTCGCGACCTCGGCGGCGAGCGTCTGCTGCGACTCGGCATCGGGCGAGCGCGAACTGGTGCAGCGGCTGCTTGCGGCCGGCCATAAGAGGTTCGGGATCATCGCCGGCCCGGCGGATTCCTATGTCGGCGAGGAGCGTCGTCGCGCCGCGATCGATACGCTGGCGGAGGCCGGGATCGCGCAGCCGCCGGTGGTGCGCGGCGATTTCAGCTATGCCAGCGGCGGAGTGGGGCTGGGCAAGCTGCTCGCGCTCGATCCGGCGCTCGATGCGGTGATCTGCGCCAGCGACCAGATGGCGATCGGCGCGATCGACAAGGCGCGCGTCGAACTGGGGCGAGCGATCCCGGACGACCTGTCGATCGTCGGGTTCGATGGATCGGGGCCGGCGCGCTGGCTCAGCTATGACGTATCGTCGATTCGCCAGCCGGTGCGCCGGATGGCCGAGGCGGCGGTCGCGATGCTGTGTGATCTGATCGAGGATCCCGACGTGCCGGTGGAACGGCGGCTGTTCGCCGGGCAATTCGTCGCCGGCAGTTCGGCCCGGCTCGGCAAGATCTGA
- a CDS encoding TonB-dependent receptor: MSNRLWLSSVAAIALASAISPAAAETAPAQPAADAQDQPATQAGTGLGDIVVTAQRRSERLQDIPLAVTAASAEDLNRARVNDVSRMQFLTPGLTWGQQGADSFPAIRGVRTQLVSAQSDPVIGYYIDGIYQSRTQQQSFPMFDVSRVEVQRGPQGTLYGRNTFGGNVSVITAEPVQRFDAGVNGSIGNYNLRQFDGFVNVPVMQDVALRVSAYHSEHDGYVKSNATPGISVNDEDQTAVRASLLAKPAPGLEISIHGAYWVRNDNGGGAYGYKVVGTLIDPATGLRSINGQPYAVNPTVHNGSAFVNGVDIGVPVTGDAWTNQWDYQPFERLKEKYVSGQISYDLGGVSLKSITGYNDFRANRSADLDQSSIVFPAPGVTAGFAGSGLQAANTRAKSFSQEFQLASTSTTAPLQWIAGAYYFHDMIDELYSQVYTAATATALGTRSRTQIDTKAYALYGQATYALIPDTLKLIAGIRYSDETKQYGITNFTAAPGSWNFATQTPALANGEAKYNKVTWRAGIEYKVAPRSLLYATVSTGFESGGINNNSSNPLIPASYAPQTVTAYEVGSKNVFDSGRIVLNISAFYNKYRDLQITILDPATNLSYYASAGAARSYGADVELKTMLLPGFHIDGTAALLNAKFTSYTRPNPFGNSTTVNLAGKDVPMSPALKTTLSSYYDIDMGNAGKLSPRVDWLFSTRYFATDYNTVLDRQGAYSIVDASLRWTDPSEKYYVEGFMNNIGNKAVIYSATLGNSARLQESFSPPRLYGLRVGARF, encoded by the coding sequence ATGAGCAACCGTCTCTGGCTTTCGAGTGTCGCCGCGATCGCACTGGCAAGTGCAATTTCCCCCGCCGCCGCCGAAACCGCGCCGGCGCAGCCTGCGGCTGACGCGCAGGATCAGCCTGCGACTCAGGCCGGCACCGGGCTCGGCGATATCGTCGTCACCGCGCAGCGCCGCAGCGAGCGGCTGCAGGATATTCCGCTCGCAGTCACCGCGGCGAGCGCGGAGGATCTGAACCGCGCGCGCGTCAACGACGTCAGCCGCATGCAATTCCTCACGCCCGGTCTTACCTGGGGTCAGCAGGGCGCGGATTCCTTCCCTGCGATCCGCGGCGTGCGCACCCAGCTGGTCAGCGCGCAGAGCGATCCCGTGATCGGCTATTATATCGACGGCATCTATCAAAGCCGCACCCAGCAGCAGAGCTTCCCGATGTTCGACGTGTCACGCGTCGAGGTGCAGCGCGGGCCGCAGGGCACGCTTTATGGCCGCAACACCTTCGGCGGCAACGTCAGCGTGATCACCGCCGAGCCGGTCCAGCGGTTCGACGCGGGAGTCAACGGATCGATCGGCAATTACAATCTGCGCCAGTTCGACGGCTTCGTGAACGTGCCGGTGATGCAGGATGTGGCGCTGCGCGTCTCCGCCTATCACAGCGAGCACGACGGTTATGTGAAATCGAACGCAACCCCCGGCATCAGCGTCAATGATGAAGATCAGACCGCGGTGCGGGCCAGCCTGCTCGCAAAGCCGGCGCCCGGACTCGAGATCAGCATCCACGGTGCTTATTGGGTGCGTAACGACAATGGCGGCGGCGCTTATGGCTATAAGGTGGTCGGCACGCTGATCGACCCCGCGACCGGACTGCGCTCGATCAACGGCCAGCCTTATGCGGTCAATCCGACGGTGCATAACGGCAGCGCCTTCGTGAACGGCGTCGATATCGGCGTACCGGTGACCGGCGATGCCTGGACCAATCAATGGGATTATCAGCCGTTCGAGCGGCTCAAAGAAAAATATGTCAGCGGCCAGATCAGCTATGATCTCGGCGGCGTCAGCCTGAAGTCGATCACCGGCTACAATGATTTCCGCGCCAACCGCAGCGCCGATCTCGATCAGAGCAGCATCGTCTTCCCGGCGCCAGGCGTGACTGCGGGCTTTGCCGGTTCGGGTCTGCAGGCGGCGAATACCCGCGCGAAATCGTTCAGTCAGGAATTTCAGCTCGCCTCAACCAGCACCACCGCGCCCCTGCAGTGGATCGCCGGGGCCTATTATTTCCACGACATGATCGATGAGCTGTACAGTCAAGTCTATACCGCCGCGACCGCGACCGCACTCGGCACCCGCTCGCGCACGCAGATCGATACCAAGGCCTATGCGCTTTATGGGCAGGCGACCTATGCGCTCATCCCCGATACGCTGAAGCTGATCGCGGGCATCCGCTATTCGGACGAAACCAAGCAATATGGCATCACCAATTTCACCGCCGCGCCGGGATCGTGGAATTTCGCCACGCAGACGCCGGCCCTGGCGAATGGCGAGGCGAAATACAATAAGGTGACCTGGCGTGCCGGCATCGAGTATAAGGTCGCGCCGCGTTCCTTGCTCTATGCGACGGTTTCCACCGGGTTCGAATCCGGCGGGATCAACAACAATTCATCAAACCCGCTGATCCCGGCATCCTATGCGCCGCAGACGGTGACCGCCTACGAAGTCGGATCGAAGAATGTGTTCGATTCCGGCCGCATCGTGCTCAACATCAGCGCCTTCTATAATAAGTATCGCGACCTCCAGATCACGATCCTCGATCCGGCGACCAACCTGTCTTATTACGCCAGCGCCGGCGCGGCGCGCAGCTATGGTGCTGATGTTGAGCTGAAGACGATGCTCCTTCCCGGCTTCCACATTGACGGGACGGCGGCACTGCTCAACGCGAAGTTCACCAGCTATACGCGTCCCAATCCGTTCGGGAATAGCACGACGGTCAATCTCGCGGGCAAGGACGTGCCGATGTCGCCGGCGCTCAAGACCACGTTGAGCAGCTATTACGACATCGACATGGGCAATGCCGGCAAGCTCTCGCCGCGCGTCGACTGGCTGTTCTCGACGCGCTATTTTGCGACTGACTACAACACGGTTCTCGACCGACAGGGCGCGTATAGCATCGTCGATGCCAGCCTGCGCTGGACCGATCCGAGCGAGAAATATTACGTCGAAGGCTTTATGAATAACATCGGCAACAAGGCGGTGATCTACAGCGCGACGCTGGGCAACAGCGCGCGCCTGCAGGAATCTTTCAGCCCGCCGCGACTCTACGGCCTCCGGGTCGGCGCGCGGTTCTGA
- a CDS encoding MFS transporter, producing MTQAVRSSPPPETGEEMLPPLPRAVAAFAFLMVAEFFYSWAWYSVDVLRPFVRDALHLTLTEAGSGYTAQGAGALIGAVLVGQLADRVGRRAMLSVVMIGYGLGLLSGVVVASYPQYLAQRFVLGLFLGGIFPVVVGIYVGLFRSNVRGRLASLIYSVASLGVVMQGLALTRIEPQDWKLLLWIGGVPPVLLAVVVWRIIPATAAPARHRGAAKLPVMELFAPAVKRRTLALVSLTGLNFFGYQAFSGWLTTYLRDSQHLAPAAVGSIVAGVSTANLVGGLFWGWTNDRFGRRFNAIGFVLTAAVIAVFVSLPADPRWLGALGLAYGFAVAASVAWGPWLTELYPPHLKSTAASIFNWGRIVSMFAPIVTGALAGSFGLAAAMLSGCAVFLMAALIWLTLPETHPAPLRLGRGQGA from the coding sequence ATGACGCAAGCCGTCAGATCGTCGCCCCCGCCCGAAACCGGCGAAGAGATGCTGCCGCCGCTCCCGCGAGCGGTGGCGGCATTCGCGTTCCTGATGGTCGCGGAATTCTTCTATAGCTGGGCGTGGTATTCGGTCGATGTGCTGCGCCCGTTCGTCAGGGATGCGCTTCACCTGACGCTTACCGAGGCCGGTTCCGGTTATACCGCACAAGGGGCGGGCGCGCTGATCGGCGCGGTGCTGGTCGGGCAATTGGCGGATCGCGTCGGCCGCCGCGCGATGCTGAGCGTGGTGATGATCGGCTATGGCCTCGGCCTGTTGTCCGGGGTGGTAGTGGCGAGCTACCCCCAGTATCTCGCCCAGCGTTTCGTGCTGGGGCTGTTCCTCGGCGGTATCTTTCCGGTCGTGGTCGGCATCTATGTCGGCCTGTTCCGCAGCAACGTGCGCGGGCGGCTGGCCAGCCTGATCTACAGTGTCGCCAGCCTCGGCGTGGTGATGCAGGGGCTGGCGCTGACCCGGATCGAGCCGCAGGACTGGAAATTGCTGTTGTGGATCGGCGGGGTGCCGCCGGTGCTGCTCGCCGTAGTCGTATGGCGGATCATCCCCGCGACTGCCGCCCCGGCGCGCCATCGGGGGGCGGCGAAGCTGCCGGTGATGGAATTGTTCGCCCCCGCGGTAAAGCGGCGGACATTGGCACTTGTCTCGCTCACCGGGCTCAATTTCTTCGGCTATCAGGCGTTCAGCGGCTGGCTGACCACGTATTTGCGGGATTCGCAGCATCTGGCGCCGGCCGCGGTCGGCTCGATCGTCGCCGGGGTGTCGACCGCGAACCTCGTCGGCGGCCTGTTCTGGGGCTGGACCAACGACCGCTTCGGCCGACGCTTCAACGCGATCGGCTTCGTGCTGACTGCGGCGGTGATCGCGGTGTTCGTTTCGCTGCCCGCCGATCCGCGCTGGCTCGGTGCGCTGGGGCTGGCTTATGGCTTCGCGGTTGCGGCGAGCGTGGCCTGGGGGCCGTGGCTGACCGAGCTTTACCCGCCGCATCTCAAATCGACCGCCGCGTCGATCTTCAACTGGGGGCGGATCGTCAGCATGTTCGCGCCGATCGTGACCGGTGCGCTGGCGGGATCGTTCGGCCTTGCCGCGGCGATGCTGAGCGGTTGCGCGGTGTTCCTGATGGCCGCGCTGATCTGGCTCACCTTGCCGGAAACGCACCCCGCGCCGCTCCGGCTGGGGCGCGGGCAGGGCGCTTAA
- a CDS encoding HpcH/HpaI aldolase/citrate lyase family protein — MADRVSTAATGALKQRLAAGELLIGTFVKTPSPIVVEVLALTGLDCLCLDAEHAPFDRLAIDHGVMAARASGKDVLVRLPSAAPEQILNALDCGAAGVVVPHVRSAAEAEAVARAAHYGAGGRGYAGSSRAAGYTTRAMPDHLAFSAARTVVVAQIEDIEAIDEIDAIAAVAGIDALFIGRVDLTVSCGSTNQDDPRVIAAVEAVCAAGRRHGRPIGMFLARGADIPIWRDKGASLFLLGSDHGFMLAGAAQLLAQAGR, encoded by the coding sequence ATGGCCGATCGCGTTTCGACTGCTGCCACTGGCGCGCTCAAACAGCGGCTCGCGGCCGGCGAGCTGCTGATCGGCACCTTCGTCAAGACGCCCTCGCCGATCGTCGTCGAAGTACTGGCGCTGACCGGACTCGATTGCCTGTGCCTCGACGCGGAGCACGCGCCGTTCGACCGGCTGGCGATCGACCATGGCGTGATGGCGGCGCGGGCGAGCGGCAAGGATGTGCTCGTCCGCCTCCCTTCCGCCGCGCCCGAGCAAATCCTCAACGCGCTCGATTGCGGGGCAGCCGGGGTCGTCGTGCCGCATGTTCGCTCGGCGGCGGAAGCCGAGGCGGTCGCGCGCGCGGCGCATTATGGCGCGGGCGGGCGCGGCTATGCCGGGTCGTCGCGCGCGGCGGGCTATACCACCCGCGCGATGCCCGATCATCTCGCCTTCAGCGCGGCGCGGACCGTGGTGGTCGCGCAGATCGAGGATATCGAGGCGATCGACGAGATCGATGCAATCGCCGCGGTCGCTGGAATCGATGCCTTGTTCATCGGGCGGGTCGACCTCACCGTCTCGTGCGGGTCGACCAATCAGGATGATCCGCGCGTCATTGCCGCCGTGGAGGCGGTGTGCGCCGCCGGCAGGCGCCACGGTCGCCCGATCGGAATGTTCCTCGCGCGCGGCGCCGATATCCCGATATGGCGCGACAAGGGTGCGAGCCTGTTCCTGCTTGGCTCCGATCACGGCTTCATGCTCGCCGGCGCCGCGCAATTGCTGGCGCAGGCGGGGCGTTAA
- a CDS encoding SDR family NAD(P)-dependent oxidoreductase, with protein sequence MPEPLPVTPAFRLDGRRAIVTGAGRGIGLAMAAALAEAGAAVTLVARSAAEIAAGAAAIRAAGGAAEAATLDVTDLGAVAAFFATRPAFDILVNNAGTNRPKPVWEVSEEDYDAVLGLNVKSAFFVAQACARQMIEARLSGSLIHIGSQMGHVGGPNRSLYCASKWAIEGMSKSFALDLARHGIRSNTIAPTFIETPLTRPYFADEAFRASVIEKIKLGRIGRVEDLMGAVVFLASEASALMTGTSLVIDGGWTAD encoded by the coding sequence ATGCCTGAGCCCCTTCCCGTCACCCCCGCGTTCCGGCTCGACGGCCGCCGCGCGATCGTTACCGGCGCGGGACGCGGGATCGGGCTGGCGATGGCCGCCGCGCTGGCCGAGGCGGGCGCCGCCGTCACGCTGGTGGCGCGCTCCGCCGCTGAGATCGCGGCCGGCGCGGCAGCGATCCGCGCAGCGGGCGGCGCGGCCGAGGCGGCGACGCTCGACGTGACCGACCTCGGCGCGGTGGCGGCCTTCTTCGCGACCCGCCCGGCGTTCGACATTCTCGTCAACAATGCCGGCACCAACCGCCCCAAGCCCGTGTGGGAGGTGAGCGAGGAGGATTATGACGCCGTCCTTGGCCTCAACGTCAAATCCGCCTTCTTCGTGGCTCAGGCCTGCGCGCGGCAGATGATCGAGGCGCGGCTTTCCGGGAGCCTCATCCATATCGGCAGCCAGATGGGGCATGTCGGCGGCCCCAATCGCTCGCTTTATTGCGCATCGAAATGGGCGATCGAGGGGATGAGCAAGAGCTTTGCGCTCGATCTGGCGCGCCATGGTATTCGCTCGAACACGATCGCGCCGACCTTCATCGAAACCCCGCTGACCCGTCCCTATTTCGCCGACGAAGCATTTCGCGCCAGCGTGATCGAGAAGATCAAGCTCGGCCGGATCGGCCGGGTCGAGGATTTGATGGGCGCGGTAGTGTTCCTCGCCTCAGAGGCTTCGGCGCTGATGACCGGCACCAGCCTCGTCATCGACGGCGGCTGGACCGCCGACTGA